GCAATTTTAGAAACGGTTTTGTTGATGGATAATGAAAAACTAATTGGCAGTCCAGTTTCTTTAATTACCTTTTGTGCTAGTTCATTTGTCCATTTATAACTGCCATGAAATTTGTCCATTCCGGTAATGTCAAGATAAAATTCGTCTACACTAGCTTTTTCTAAAACAGGCGCTTTTTCCTGAAGAATTTCAGTAACGTCATGAGAAAGCTGTGAATACAATTCCATGTCGCCTTTCATTACTTTTGCGTCAGGACAAAGTTTTAAAGCCATACGAATTGGCATAGCAGAACGAACGCCATATTTACGGGCTTCATACGAACAAGATGCCACAACGCCACGATCTCCGCCACCTATAATAAGCGGAATTCCGTTAAGTTCAGAGTTGGTGCGTCTTTCGCAGGATACAAAAAAGGTATCCAAATCCATATGTACAATTGCCCGTGCCATTTTTTCCTTTTGTTTTGTATGAAACAAAATTAGTACAGATAATAACATTTTTTGTATATTTGCTGTTCCAAATTATAACAAATTAATTATGTCCTTATTTTCAGACAACATCAGAGCATTAAGGGTTAAGCATAAAATATCGCAGGAGAAATTAGCTGAAAACCTTAGCATTACCAGAGGTAGATACGTGAAATACGAAGATGGAACTTCGGAAGCACCGTATGACATTTTAAAGAAGATTGCATTATATTTTCACATGAGTATCGACTTGATATTATCTGTCGATATCCGCAAAATTGATGTGCAAAACTTGATAAAACTGGAAGGGAATCGACTTATTTTACCCATTCAAGTGGATAGTTTTGGAGAAAATTTTATTGAAATTGTATCTCAAAAAGCAAAAGCAGGTTACCTCAACGGATATGCTGATCCAGAATATATTGAAAGTTTACAGCAGATTACACTTCCGTTTTTAGGACCAGGAAAACACCGCGGATTTCCCGTTGAAGGCGATTCAATGCCTCCACACGAAGATGGTTCTATTATTATTGGTCGTTATGTAGAAAAGCTGGGAGAGGTAATGGACGGAAAAACCTATATTCTGATTACTAAGAATGAAGGAATGGTGTATAAACGTCTCAATAAAAACAAAAAGAATAGTTTGGTTTTAGAATCTGACAACAATTTTTACCCGAATTATGAAGTGAAAGCTTCTGATATTCTGGAGATTTGGGAATACGAATGTAACATCGGCCGTTCGGATAAAAAACAAGAAACGACAGAAACCGGAGCAATGAAAGATTTACTTTTAGAATTGAAAAGAGAAGTTCGGGAGATTAAGAATAATACTTCGAATACATAAAAAGAATTTGCCACGAAGGCGCTAAGACACAAAACTATTCAAAAAAACTTTGTGTCTTAGCGCCTTTGTGGCAAAAAAACTAAAAGATCTTCGCAAATCCTAATCCATATTGCTGTCCATTATAAAAAGGCATAATCATAGAAGTTGATTTGTTCTCAGAATCTGATTTGAATAACTTTTTAGTAATATATGGATTAATCCAATAGGCAATTTTGGTACTCAAAATCCCAATTCCCGCTCCAGCGGCAACATCAGTTAACCAATGGCGGTTGTTGTAAATTCTAAATAATCCCGTTCCGGTTGCAACGGCATAACCGGCAATTCCGTACCAAATGGATTTGTCTTTATATTCCTGGTATAAAAATTCGGCACCCATAAATGCAGTTGCAGTGTGTCCGGAAGGGAAGGAATTGTTCGAACTTCCGTCAGGTCTTTCTACATGTGAAATCGATTTTAAACTTAAAACTGTTGTAGCCATAATTGCATACGAAGTCACAAGTATTACAGAACGGTCGCGCATATTATTTTTGCCTTTTACACCAAAAGCATTCAGCGCATAAACAGATACGGCAGGCGCATATTGCGAGAAATCGTCAATGGTAACTTTCTCGTCAATGTCTTCGGTAACTTCATCTTTAATTTGATGATTGAAACTCAAAAGCTGATCACTTTCTAAACCAATTACGCCATAACCAATTAATACACTCGGAATAATTAATTGTTTGTAATTGAATTTTAAATTATGTGAAGTACTGTCAATTTTTGTGATCGAATCATTTTGTTGTGCATTTGCAGAAAATAATCCGAACAAGAATACTAGGAAAACTGTTTTGCGGAACATTGTTTTTGTCGTTTATATTTTGCAATAGTAACGAATGTTTAATGTCGGTATTTTGGTCTTAATTGAACCTTAAGCGAACTTTAATTTGCTGGTTTTAAATAGGGTAATTGGATTAAGATTGGCTAAATTTATTTTAAAATTCCGTAGGAATAATTGATATTGTAGCAACGGATTTCAATCCGTTGAGGATGATTTAACATGTTCTAGAAGTCCTTTAGGGACGATTCATAGTTGTGCTCAATATGTGCCGAACCTACGGCTCTTTTGTATTGCGGAATTTCTATGCCAACCGGATTGAAATCCGGCCCTACAAAATGTACCTAGCCTACGGCTCTTTTGATAAACTTTATTAAAATATAATTTGTGAAAATTTGTGTAATTTGTGGCGAAAAAAGACATACAAAGTCATTCAAAAATTTGTTTAATCCTTTTAATCTGTGGCTGAAAAATAAAACTTAGCGTCTTAGTGCCTTTGTGGCAAAAAAAAATCTAAACCTTCAACGAAAACCAAAACGTACTTCCCAATCCCAAATTACTCTCCACGCCAACATTTCCATTTTGAGCTTCAATAAATTCTTTACTGATTGCCAAACCCAATCCCGTTCCAGATTTCTGACTTCCCGGAACCTGAAAATATTTGTCAAAAACTTTGTCTTTATATCTTGTATCAATTCCTTTTCCAGTATCGATAACCTGAAATACGATTTGATTTAGTTCTTTTTTAAGTTTGATGTGAATGGTACTTTTTTCAGAAGAATATCTTATCGCATTCGATAAATAATTAATCAAAACCCAGCCTGTTTTTTCGCTGTCGGCTTTTACGTCTTGCAGGTTTTCATCGGCATCAATAACTAGTTTAATTTGTTTTTGTTCCGCCTGAACTTTTACGGCTTCAACAGCATAATTTACAATTTCATGCGGATTGCTTTTTTCGATATTCAGCTGAATATTTCCCGTTTCTAATTGAGATAGATTCAGCAATTCTCCCGTAATTTTCAATAATCGCTGACTGTCCTCTTTTATGCTTTCAACCAATTGTTTTTGGTCGTCGTTCATGTCGCCTGTTTTTTCATTTTCAAGCAATTTCAGACTTAATTTTATCGAAGCAATTGGTGTTTTTAATTCATGCGAAACCGTTGCAATAAAATTGGTTTTGGCAAAATCCAGTTCTTTAAAAAGTGTAATATTTCGCAGAATAATCACATCACCAATATTGATTTCTTTTTCTTCTCCTGTCGGAATTATGGTAATGTTCAGAATCTCTTTTTCGAAATAACTTTCCTTTCCGTGCGCATAAATTTTAAGCGGTTGTTTTTTAGGAGCATCTAATTCCTCTTTCATAATCAAAGACCGAATCAAATCATTCGACAAGGCTAGAGTAGAAGCCGATTTCCCGATAACATCTTCCAGTTTCAAACCAATAATTTTCAACGCTTCATCATTGGCAAACAAAATAATTCCTTCATGATCTAATCCAATAATAGGATCGTTCATATTATTGATTAAAGTTTCCAGTCGTTTCTTTTCGAAAAAGAGTTTGTATAAATTACTGTCGTTATATTCCTGAAGTTTTTGCGCCATCGTATTAAACGATTTGGCCAAATCTCCAAATTCACTATGACTTGTAAAATGAACGCGTTCAGAATAGTTTTTATTGGCAATTTCCTTAATACTCAGCGTCAATTCCTTGATTGGATTGGCAATATTATTCGGCAGATTAACCAGCAAATTAAAAGCAATCAAAAAGCACAAACTTCCCACAATGGCAATCCATAAATTAGCATTTTCGGCGGTATGTTTGGCAATATCGCTTTTCTGTTTTATAGCATCCAGATTCAGTTTCATAATCGCAAAAATATCCTGTCTGATTTTTGCTTTTATGGTTTCGTTTGCTCCGTTTTGTTCTAAAAGCGTAAAACTTTTTTCAAGGTTTTCGGTTGCTTCTTTTTCTCCTGGTTCGGTAACATTTTGCGTTTGTTTTTCAAGATATTCCTTGAAAACATGAATCTTGCTATCGGGGCTCGCTTTAATTTCATCCAAAGACAAAATCATATTTCGCGAATATTCCAGCGTATTATAATTTGCTTTCAGAATATTCTCGGTATCTGCTTTTATCAAAAAAACAGAATAACCGCTAACTAACGAAAGTATAATGATCATTAAAAATAACAATCCAACTCCCAGATTCAATTTGGTTTTAATTCTCATGACGTTTATTTAAAAACAAGTTTTTTTTATTTGAACCATTAAGATATTAAGGAAATTAAGTTTTGAACTTAATGAAACTTACAAAGAGAAAATTAAGCATAGCCTTTATTTTCTTAATATCTTAATGGTTAGAAAAATTACGACAGAATGACAAGATCAACATTTGACAACGATAGTTTGTTTAGCAAACGTCTAAAAATTGTTGTAGACAAAATTACTTTAAATAAATTCAAATGCGGTTTTCCAATGCAGACAGTTGTAATTTGTTTTTCTTCTACGGTTGCCAAAATTGCATCGGTAATATTACTGTTTTCCAGTTTAATAACTTCTGCGCCTAATTGCACAGCGAGTTTAAAGTTATTAATTAAATGTCTTTGTTTGTCCAAAGCAATTTTATTACTGCTTTCCTTCGGAGTTTCTACATATAAAACATACCACAATCCGTTATAATAACTGGAGAGTCTTGCTGTTTTTCTAATCACAATTTTGGCCGTTTTGTCATTACTGCTAATGCAGGCCAACAATTTCTCATGTCGTAATGCATGAAGATTCGGAACTTCATTTTCAACTTTTCGAACGACCTGACTCGCTACTTCTTTCAAAGCCAATTCCCGAAGTTGTAAAATCTGTTCCGATTTAAAAAAGTTCGTTAAAGCCGTCTGAATTTTATCCGGAGTATAAATTTTCCCTTCTTTCAAACGTGCAATCAAATCTTCAGATGTTAAGTCTATATTCACGACTTCATCTGCCAATCGTAAAACATTGTCAGGAATACGTTCCTGAACATCAATATTTGTAATTCGTTTTACATCTTCATTTAAACTCTCAATATGCTGAATATTGACAGCCGAAATCACATTAATTCCTGCTTCCAAAATCTCTAAAACATCCTGCCAGCGTTTTTCATTTTTGCTTCCCTCAACATTCGTGTGTGCCAATTCATCAACAATAACTACTTCTGGACGAAGATTAATAATCGCTTGAACATCGAGTTCTTCCAATTCTTTTCCTTTATAGAAAATGGTTCGTCTCGGAATTATAGGCAAACCTGCTAATAATTCATGCGTTTCCTTCCGCATGTGCGTTTCGATGTAGCCAATTTTCACATCGATTTCATTTTTCAATAACGAATGCGCTTCCTGAAGCATACGGAAAGTCTTGCCCACACCGGCGCTCATCCCAATGTAGATTTTAAACTTTCCCTTTCGTGATTTCTGAATTAAATCGAGAAAGTGCTGTGCGTTATTATTTTCGTTTTCCATATTTTTTGCCACGAAGGCGCTAAGTCACAAAGTTTTATTTTTTTTAGCCACGAATTCACGAATTTTTATTTGAAATAATTCGTGAATTCGTGGCGAATAAATTAGCACGAAAAAATCCCTTTAATCTGTGTAATCTGTGGCAAGAAATATTCCCCTAAAAACTAATCGCCAAGGAAGTCGTTACAAACGTATTCGTATCCGTTGGAAGATTGTCTTTATTTGTGAAGATTTCGTCTTTACTTGAAAGATTTCTGGCTTCAATTCTAAACATAACATTATCAGTAACTAAGTAATCAAAGTTAGCCGAAAATCCGTAAGTTTTAAAACCATTTGGTGTTTCCGTCGCGATAATCACACCTTTTTCGTCACTATAATATTCACCTCGTACTGCAAGCTGAATCTTGTCAACTGGTTTGTATTGCAGAATCAAAACAGGCGAAAACCAAGTGTCATATTTGTTACTGTTTTTAGCCGATTGCTGAGATCCAATATCAAAACCAGCTGTAATATTTGTCTTTTCCGTTACTTTAAATTGTCCGTAAAAGTTGTTGAAATAACGCCACTTTTTATCAATATCCGGCTGTTCATTTCCAACATAAGTACTCCAGTTCAAAGCAACCCGATCAGATGGTTTGTAAGTAACCTGAGTTCCAAAAGCAGGCGTTTGATTGCCTTCCACTTTCTCGATTCTCTGCCAGCCGTTCAGGTACATTCCTGCCAAATACCATTCTCCAGACTCAGATGTATAACCAATTTTAACTCCCGTTTCATAATAAGGAGAATTCTCAGCCAGAATGCTTCTCGTTAAAGTTTGACAATCCTTTCCAATTGCACTTTCAAAACCAATATGCGAGGGCATAATTCCCGCATCAATCCATAAATTATGGTTTTTCGAAATTTTTACGCCAACATTCGCTTCGTAAACATTTTTCAACAAACCTTGCTCGGCAGACATATTATATTCGGCATAAGTTCCCGCCATTAAGGCAAAATTCCCCCGAATATTCTCTTTCGAATAATTCACTTTCGCCATTCCCAAATTCAGGTTTACCTCGTTGCTTTTATTAGAACTGTAAAAAAAGTTCGGTCGAGTATGATTTTCAGGTTTCCCGAAATCATAACTATAATAAGCGTCAACATATCCCGAAAATGTCAATGGACTTTTAGATTCCTCTTGTGCATGTAAATTGCTAAAACCAAAAGCGATTAAAGCAGTAAGTATTATTTTTTTCATTTTTGTGGTATTCAATTATTTATTAGTAGATTTTTTAGGAGCTAATCCCGCTATCCGTTTCAATCTTTTCCTGGCTAAAGAAGCCAGAAAAAGGATTTCCACTACTATCGGGGCTAGGGCATTTGGGGTAAAAAGGCGTTTTCGTTTCCTGCAAGGTTTCCAAAACCTTGTAGGTATTAATTATAAGTTTCAGTTTACGCTCTGTTTGTCATTCCGAGGAACAAGGACACGAGCGATAGCGAACTGGCGAAGCAATCTTCGCAAGAAACTCCGTATAGAAATTCGCCAATCTTTGTCGAGCTACTAACGAAGATTTCTCCTTCGTCGAAATGACAAGAATGCGCATAGAACAAGAATGAAAATTCGTGTCAATTAGTCTATCATACCTACAAGGTTTGGAGAAAAACTTAGAATCTTAGAACCTTAGCAACTTAGTATCTCTGGAATTAGCGAAGCTGATTCAGCGCCACATTCAATTCCAAAACATTCACCGTTTCAGGCCCAACGACAGCAGTATTAATTTTAGATTCCACCAAAGCTTTTACTTTAGCTTCAGCTAAATTTCTTTCTTTAGCAATTCGTTTTACCTGAATCAAAGCGCCTTGCGGAGAAATATTCGGATCTAAACCACTTCCAGAAGCCGTAACCATATCCGACGGAATATCAGATTTTTTCAAGTACGGATGAACCAATAAAAGCGTATCAATTCTTTTTTGAACCAAAGCTAAATAATCAGGATTGCTTGGGCCTTTGTTGCTTCCGGCACTTCCCGACGCGTTATAATCAACCGCCGAAGGTCTTCCCCAGAAATAATTCGACTTATCGAACTTTTGTCCAATTTTTTGGTAACCAACCACTTTTCCGTTAACCAAAATAGTTTCTCCTTTTCCTTGATTTGGAGCAATTTGTGCGATTCCGTAAATCGCTAAAGGATAAATAACTGCGAACAAGATTAAAGTAGCCACAGTAAGTTTTATTATAGAAAATAGATTTTTCATTTTTTGAAGATTCTAAGACTCTAAGATGCTAAGGTTCTAAGTTTTTTTCTTAGAAGCTTATAGTTTAAAGTCTATGTTTTTAATTGAGTTTTTGTGAACCTGACAGGTTTTTAAAACCTGTCGGGTTTAATTTTTACATGAAGAGTGCAACAATCACGTCAATCAGTTTGATTCCAATAAAAGGAACAATCAATCCACCAAGACCATAAATCAAAAGATTTCTTTTTAAGATCGCACTAGCTCCAATTGGACGATAATCGACCCCTTTCAGCGCAAGCGGAATCAATATCGGAATAATAATCGCGTTGAAAATTACGGCTGATAAAATGGCACTTTCAGGACTATGCAAATGCATAATATTCAAACCTTGAAGCGCTGGAATCGCAGTAATAAAAAGAGCAGGAACAATAGCAAAATATTTCGCAACGTCATTTGCAATAGAAAAAGTAGTTAAAGTGCCTCGAGTCATTAAAAGCTGTTTTCCAATTTCTACAATCTCGATTAATTTGGTTGGATCATTGTCAAGATCGACCATATTTCCAGCTTCTTTTGCAGCTTGAGTGCCACTATTCATGGCAACACCTACGTTGGCTTGCGCAAGGGCAGGAGCGTCGTTTGTTCCGTCACCCATCATGGCAACTAAACGTCCGTCCGATTGCTCTTTTCGGATGTAGTTCATTTTATCTTCTGGTTTAGCTTCAGCGATAAAATCATCAACACCGGCTTTTTCAGCAATAAATTTAGCTGTCAGTGGATTATCTCCTGTAACCATAACCGTTTTGATTCCCATTCGGCGTAAACGCTCAAAACGTTCTTTCATTCCGGTTTTGATAATATCTTGTAATTCAATTACACCTTGAATTTCATTGTTTTTGATAACTACTAATGGTGTTCCTCCGTTAGAAGAAATGGCAATCACTTGCTGCGCAGTATCTTCAGGAAAAATATTCCCTGCCTGTTCTGCAATTTTTTTAGCTGCATCTTGCGCACCTTTTCGAATATTAGTTCCGTCTTGTAAAATGACACCTGATGTTCTGGTCTCAGCTGTAAATTTGATGGTGTGTGAAATTTCAGAGATGTTTTTTAAAGCACTTGCTTTTGTTTCGCTTTTTACATCTATTACTTCACTTAGTTCCAAAATACTTTTCCCTTCAGGCGTATCATCTGCAAGCGAACTCAAAACAGCCGATTTCACAAAATCGTCAAAAGAAATTCCTTTTGTTGGATAAAAATTGGTTGCTTTTCTATTTCCAATGGTAATAGTTCCGGTTTTATCCAAAAGTAATACGTCAATATCTCCAGCAGTTTCAACCGCTTTCCCCGATTTGGTAATTACATTGGCACGCAAAGCTCTGTCCATTCCCGCAATACCAATCGCAGAAAGTAAACCTCCAATTGTAGTTGGGATTAGGCAGACAAAAAGAGAAATAAATGCAGCAATGGTAATAGGAGCGTTGGCATAATCTGCAAAAGGTTTTAAGGTTACGCAGACAATAATAAAAATTAAAGTAAAAGCTGCTAATAGAATGGTTAAGGCAATTTCGTTTGGTGTTTTCTGACGGCTTGCACCTTCAACCAAAGCAATCATTTTATCCAAAAAGCTTTCGCCAGGTTCAGAAGTTACTTTTACTTTAATTTTATCAGATAATACTTTTGTCCCTCCAGTTACAGATGATTTATCTCCGCCAGCTTCCCGAATTACAGGAGCACTTTCTCCGGTAATAGCACTTTCGTCGATTGTAGCCAGACCTTCGATAATTTCACCATCGGCAGCAATTAAATCTCCAGCCTCGCAAATGAAAATATCGTCTTTTTTCAATGCCGAAGAACTGATATTTTTAATTTCTCCGTTTGGCAGAATTTGTCTTGCAGGAGTTTCTTCTCTTGTTTTTCGCAAACTGTCGGCTTGTGCTTTTCCTCTCGCTTCAGCAATGGCTTCGGCGAAATTGGCAAATAAAAGCGTTGCCAGTAATATTAAAAAAACAATCAAATTGTAAATAAAGCTACCTTGGTCAGTTGCGCCCATTAAGATTGAAATGCAGACAGCAAACATTATGGCAGTTCCAATTTCTACGGTAAACATTACCGGATTTTTAATCATCAATTTTGGATTCAGCTTTATAAAAGACTGCACGAGTGCTTCTTTTACCTGCTGACTTTCAAATAATGATGTGGATTTATTAGTTGTCATTTTCTTGTAAAAAGTTAAATGTTATTTGTTAGATGTTATGCGAAAAAAACACATAGATTATAGAATATAACCAGTGGTTTCAACCACTGGAATACAACGCATATCACATTTGATGTCCTTGCAATTCGCTTCCCGTGGTTGAAACCACGGGTTATATTTAAAATAAGAATGAACAATTTGTTGTTCAACTATGTGTTAGAAACCAGTTTCTTTTAATTCATCTTTTTTAGGTGAAAAAAAATCTATGTTTCTATGTGTTTAAAATAATTCTAGCTTTGAAAAATGAGTTATTATTTTAGTGTAAAATATTCCGCCAATGGTCCAAGTGCCAAAGCAGGAAAGAACGATAAAGCAGCAATAATGGCAATCACAGCAAAAATCATAATTCCAAAAATAGAGGTATCGGTTTTTAAAGTTCCGGCACTTTCAGGAATGTATTTTTTATTGGCTAATAAACCTGCAATTGCAAGAGGTCCGATGATTGGAATGAATCGACTTAACAGTAAAACAATTCCAGTTGTGATATTCCAAAACGGATTGTTATCTCCTAAGCCTTCAAAACCAGAACCGTTGTTCGCTGCACTTGAAGTATATTCATATAACATTTCTGAGAATCCATGATTCCCTGGATTGTTTAACCAGCCCGTAGCATTTCCGCTGAACCAATACCCCATTGTAGTATCATGTGCAGCAAAATAAGATGCTAAGGCAGTTCCGGCTAAAATCAATAATGGGTGAATAATAGCGATAAAAGCAGCAATTTTAACTTCCCGCGCTTCGATTTTCTTTCCTAAAAATTCGGGAGTTCGACCAACCATTAAACCAGAAATAAAGACAGCCAGAATAATAAAGATGTAAAAGTTGAGGTAACCCACACCACATCCGCCATAAAAGGCATTCACCATCATGGCTAATAACTGCATCGCTCCAGAAACTGGCATCGAACTATCATGCATACTGTTTACAGACCCTGTAGAAATTACCGTTGTAGCAATACTCCAGAAACCTGAAATGGCCGGGCCAAAACGAACTTCTTTTCCTTCCATTGCTCCAGTTGTCTGTGCTATTCCCATTTTTGCAATAGCAGGATTTCCGTTGATTTCGCTTGATATTGTCGGAATTACAAGAAGTAAAAATCCAACAGTCATTACACCAAAAATGATATAAGATAATTTTCTTTTGTTTAAGAAAAATCCAAGCGCAAAAATCATTGCAAACGGAACAATAATTTGTGCCCAAAGTTCAACGGCATTAGTAAAATAAGTTGGGTTTTCTAAAGGGTGTGCTGAGTTAGCTCCAAAGAATCCACCTCCGTTTGTACCAATATGTTTAATCGCAATAAAGGCAGCGGCGGGCCCACGAGAAACTTCAACATTATCGCCTTGCAAAGTTGTGATTGCATCTTTTCCTTCAAAAGTCATAGGAGTTCCACTGAAAACTAAAACAATAGCTACGATTGCTGAAAGAGGCAATAAAATACGTGTACAGCTTTTAACGAAATAGTTATAAAAATTCCCTAGTTTGTCTGTGGTTCTTTCTTTCATCGCAGTAAAAACCATTACCGCAGCAGCGATTCCGACACCAGCCGAAACGAATTGTAGGAACATTAAAACCATCTGCGATAAATAAGAAACACCGCTCTCGCCAGAATAATGCTGTAAATCGCAATTGACTAAAAATGAAATGGCAGTATTAAAAGCCAAATCGGGTGTCATGGATGGATTATTATCTGGATTTAGGGGTAAAGACCCCTGAAATAGCAGTACAAAAAAGCAGAGAAAGAACCAAACCATGTTGATACTCAAAAGTGCTTTTAGATGCTGTTTCCAGTTCATTTCTTCGGCTGGATTGATACCGCTGATTTTAAAAATAAATTTTTCAAGTGGATTGAAAATCGGGTCAAGAATTGTTTTATTCCCCAAGAAAACTTTAGCAATGTATTTTCCTAACGGAATGGCTAAAACAATGGTAAGGATAAAAATACCTATGACACCTAATAATTCTGTGTTCATAATTTTGAGATTATTTTTTAGATTTTGATGTGATTTGTAAAATGGAACAAGCAAGGAATAAACTTTTAACCCTTAACTTGTAGCTTCTAATTTTTCACATTAGAATTTTTCGGGTTTGATTAATACGTAAATCAAGTACACGAAAACGGCGAGTGAAATAATAAATAGTGCAGTCATGATTTAGATTTTTTCAAAGAATTCAACTGACAGAAAACAAATCGCAAACAGTAAAACTGCCAAAGCGAGAAGAAGAATGGTGATCATAATTATTTTAGATTTTAGTCCCAATGCCGAAACTTCGGGACGGGATAGATTTTAGATTAAACACCAGAGGTATTAACCTGTTTGATATATTCTGCTTTAAGCGTTTGTGGAAAAAGATGTGAAATATTGCAGTGACGCATTTCCATAAAAGACGAAACAGAAAAAACGTATACATTTGAAATAGCATTTTTAGTTTCAATGCTTCCGGTGATAAATAACCGTTCAGCAAGGGCTAAACATTTTTTAGCCCGAACGATATTACCGCAGATAATTGATTTTTTAGTAATCTCAGCAAACCGTTCAGCTTGTTTATAGATTGAGGTAACTTGATTTTTCATGAGAAGGATTTTTTAATGTTCTTTCCCCCTTTATGCCAAAAGATGTTCCGAAAAAGTCAAGCTGTGTCTAAAGTGTTGTGAATAAAAGGA
This portion of the Flavobacterium panacagri genome encodes:
- a CDS encoding XRE family transcriptional regulator encodes the protein MSLFSDNIRALRVKHKISQEKLAENLSITRGRYVKYEDGTSEAPYDILKKIALYFHMSIDLILSVDIRKIDVQNLIKLEGNRLILPIQVDSFGENFIEIVSQKAKAGYLNGYADPEYIESLQQITLPFLGPGKHRGFPVEGDSMPPHEDGSIIIGRYVEKLGEVMDGKTYILITKNEGMVYKRLNKNKKNSLVLESDNNFYPNYEVKASDILEIWEYECNIGRSDKKQETTETGAMKDLLLELKREVREIKNNTSNT
- a CDS encoding phosphatase PAP2 family protein, whose amino-acid sequence is MFRKTVFLVFLFGLFSANAQQNDSITKIDSTSHNLKFNYKQLIIPSVLIGYGVIGLESDQLLSFNHQIKDEVTEDIDEKVTIDDFSQYAPAVSVYALNAFGVKGKNNMRDRSVILVTSYAIMATTVLSLKSISHVERPDGSSNNSFPSGHTATAFMGAEFLYQEYKDKSIWYGIAGYAVATGTGLFRIYNNRHWLTDVAAGAGIGILSTKIAYWINPYITKKLFKSDSENKSTSMIMPFYNGQQYGLGFAKIF
- a CDS encoding ATP-binding protein codes for the protein MRIKTKLNLGVGLLFLMIIILSLVSGYSVFLIKADTENILKANYNTLEYSRNMILSLDEIKASPDSKIHVFKEYLEKQTQNVTEPGEKEATENLEKSFTLLEQNGANETIKAKIRQDIFAIMKLNLDAIKQKSDIAKHTAENANLWIAIVGSLCFLIAFNLLVNLPNNIANPIKELTLSIKEIANKNYSERVHFTSHSEFGDLAKSFNTMAQKLQEYNDSNLYKLFFEKKRLETLINNMNDPIIGLDHEGIILFANDEALKIIGLKLEDVIGKSASTLALSNDLIRSLIMKEELDAPKKQPLKIYAHGKESYFEKEILNITIIPTGEEKEINIGDVIILRNITLFKELDFAKTNFIATVSHELKTPIASIKLSLKLLENEKTGDMNDDQKQLVESIKEDSQRLLKITGELLNLSQLETGNIQLNIEKSNPHEIVNYAVEAVKVQAEQKQIKLVIDADENLQDVKADSEKTGWVLINYLSNAIRYSSEKSTIHIKLKKELNQIVFQVIDTGKGIDTRYKDKVFDKYFQVPGSQKSGTGLGLAISKEFIEAQNGNVGVESNLGLGSTFWFSLKV
- the kdpB gene encoding potassium-transporting ATPase subunit KdpB, whose protein sequence is MTTNKSTSLFESQQVKEALVQSFIKLNPKLMIKNPVMFTVEIGTAIMFAVCISILMGATDQGSFIYNLIVFLILLATLLFANFAEAIAEARGKAQADSLRKTREETPARQILPNGEIKNISSSALKKDDIFICEAGDLIAADGEIIEGLATIDESAITGESAPVIREAGGDKSSVTGGTKVLSDKIKVKVTSEPGESFLDKMIALVEGASRQKTPNEIALTILLAAFTLIFIIVCVTLKPFADYANAPITIAAFISLFVCLIPTTIGGLLSAIGIAGMDRALRANVITKSGKAVETAGDIDVLLLDKTGTITIGNRKATNFYPTKGISFDDFVKSAVLSSLADDTPEGKSILELSEVIDVKSETKASALKNISEISHTIKFTAETRTSGVILQDGTNIRKGAQDAAKKIAEQAGNIFPEDTAQQVIAISSNGGTPLVVIKNNEIQGVIELQDIIKTGMKERFERLRRMGIKTVMVTGDNPLTAKFIAEKAGVDDFIAEAKPEDKMNYIRKEQSDGRLVAMMGDGTNDAPALAQANVGVAMNSGTQAAKEAGNMVDLDNDPTKLIEIVEIGKQLLMTRGTLTTFSIANDVAKYFAIVPALFITAIPALQGLNIMHLHSPESAILSAVIFNAIIIPILIPLALKGVDYRPIGASAILKRNLLIYGLGGLIVPFIGIKLIDVIVALFM
- a CDS encoding porin; the protein is MKKIILTALIAFGFSNLHAQEESKSPLTFSGYVDAYYSYDFGKPENHTRPNFFYSSNKSNEVNLNLGMAKVNYSKENIRGNFALMAGTYAEYNMSAEQGLLKNVYEANVGVKISKNHNLWIDAGIMPSHIGFESAIGKDCQTLTRSILAENSPYYETGVKIGYTSESGEWYLAGMYLNGWQRIEKVEGNQTPAFGTQVTYKPSDRVALNWSTYVGNEQPDIDKKWRYFNNFYGQFKVTEKTNITAGFDIGSQQSAKNSNKYDTWFSPVLILQYKPVDKIQLAVRGEYYSDEKGVIIATETPNGFKTYGFSANFDYLVTDNVMFRIEARNLSSKDEIFTNKDNLPTDTNTFVTTSLAISF
- a CDS encoding sensor protein KdpD, translating into MENENNNAQHFLDLIQKSRKGKFKIYIGMSAGVGKTFRMLQEAHSLLKNEIDVKIGYIETHMRKETHELLAGLPIIPRRTIFYKGKELEELDVQAIINLRPEVVIVDELAHTNVEGSKNEKRWQDVLEILEAGINVISAVNIQHIESLNEDVKRITNIDVQERIPDNVLRLADEVVNIDLTSEDLIARLKEGKIYTPDKIQTALTNFFKSEQILQLRELALKEVASQVVRKVENEVPNLHALRHEKLLACISSNDKTAKIVIRKTARLSSYYNGLWYVLYVETPKESSNKIALDKQRHLINNFKLAVQLGAEVIKLENSNITDAILATVEEKQITTVCIGKPHLNLFKVILSTTIFRRLLNKLSLSNVDLVILS
- a CDS encoding K(+)-transporting ATPase subunit C, which gives rise to MKNLFSIIKLTVATLILFAVIYPLAIYGIAQIAPNQGKGETILVNGKVVGYQKIGQKFDKSNYFWGRPSAVDYNASGSAGSNKGPSNPDYLALVQKRIDTLLLVHPYLKKSDIPSDMVTASGSGLDPNISPQGALIQVKRIAKERNLAEAKVKALVESKINTAVVGPETVNVLELNVALNQLR